A window of the Bactrocera neohumeralis isolate Rockhampton unplaced genomic scaffold, APGP_CSIRO_Bneo_wtdbg2-racon-allhic-juicebox.fasta_v2 cluster09, whole genome shotgun sequence genome harbors these coding sequences:
- the LOC126764400 gene encoding jerky protein homolog-like, which produces RKKLNKFLVKNKNAFRASDGWFTKFKKRHGIRFLKIGGEILSSDIASITPFIHRFRAKVTEMGLIESQLYNVDGTGLFYRCLPDKTYVSACEKSAPGYKIQKERISILLGSNADGSHKLVPLVIGKAKNPRSFKGFKNPLHYNFSKNAWMTSRIFHDWFHKIFINEVIQFSQKNNLPPKALLLIDNCSAHAPIEHLQSKDGNIVAYFLPPNVTAAVQPMDQNPIKLTKLVYRSKLLAEIIAEGGALNSLLKSHSIRKAIIFLKQAWDEITPKVMRNSWSKLLNWDSDQYDSDDDVPLAELLNKNENCNESLQVNQTLLAEIDPNSFMCIADIEKWNEDEFEDRTGDDLSSDDEFSDSSEDDVVDDTSVISNVIAIESVNNLINWCNKSELSSSKHMTNLLALRNDIVISDLKKPKKLTNITDYMSNKN; this is translated from the exons AGGAAAaagctaaacaaatttttggtgaaGAATAAAAATGCATTCCGAGCAAGCGATGGATggtttactaaatttaaaaagcgACACGGcattcgttttttaaaaattggtggCGAGATTCTTTCTAGTGATATTGCCTCCATCACTCCATTTATTCACAGATTCCGTGCAAAAGTCACTGAGATGGGGTTAATAGAGTCGCAATTATATAATGTGGACGGAACCGGATTATTTTATCGTTGCCTACCAGATAAAACATATGTCTCTGCTTGTGAAAAAAGTGCGCCtggatacaaaattcaaaaagaacgaatttcaattttacttggTTCAAATGCTGATGGGTCTCACAAATTAGTGCCCTTAGTTATTGGAAAAGCTAAAAATCCCAGGAGCTTCAAAGGTTTTAAAAATCCACTTCAttacaacttttccaaaaatgctTGGATGACGTCTCGGATCTTTCACGATTGGTTTCACAAGATATTTATTAATGAA gtcatccagttttctcaaaaaaataacttgCCTCCGAAGGCTCTTTTGCTTATCGATAACTGCTCCGCGCATGCACCGATTGAGCATCTTCAAAGCAAAGATGGCAACATAGTTGCATATTTCTTGCCGCCAAATGTGACAGCAGCTGTGCAACCAATGGATCAAAATCCCATAAAGTTAACAAAACTTGTTTACAGAAGTAAATTACTTGCTGAAATAATAGCTGAAGGTGGTGCACTGAATAGTCTGTTGAAATCCCATTCCATCCGAAAGGCAATAATATTTCTGAAACAAGCTTGGGATGAGATAACTCCAAAAGTGATGAGGAATTCTTGGTCAAAGTTGCTAAATTGGGACTCTGACCAATACGACAGCGATGATGATGTGCCACTAGCAGAGTTGCTTAACAAAAATGAGAACTGCAATGAATCTCTCCAAGTAAATCAAACTCTTTTAGCAGAAATTGATCCAAACAGTTTCATGTGTATTGCTGACATCGAGAAATGGAATGAAGATGAGTTTGAAGACCGAACTGGTGATGACCTAAGTAGCGATGATGAGTTTTCTGATAGCAGTGAAGACGATGTTGTTGATGACACATCAGTTATCTCAAATGTTATAGCTATTGAAAGcgttaacaatttaataaattggtgCAACAAGAGTGAATTGTCTTCCAGTAAGCACATGACCAATCTATTGGCCCTCCGTAACGATATTGTCATATCGGAtttaaagaaaccaaaaaaactaacaaatattactgattatatgtcaaacaaaaattaa
- the LOC126763922 gene encoding uncharacterized protein LOC126763922, protein MLTAFRDNLSNPHRNCIHEILSILICHDNDLRRIKTELHNLQDEFKECVDKINFGFPGENKKKCEESEKIILLTRKITTMHDVNECFSKKIEALKKHGEEIVSNARQCIADLNAEKCKFRQFHEKSIDYLKRYAIQSDDTTVINNCERDICEMHKLFVKEVSLIKKCETELESFFQICILQNASSCCCFKDYNWLPQGKTLHIVDGLVEEIKCLMGTTLSKAFAQFYVHHSAEIKSFLASYLMNIEHNEEVLQEKLNIFGNLT, encoded by the exons atgcttacAGCATTTAGGGACAATTTATCTAATCCTCATAGAAATTGCATCCATGAAATTTTGAGTATACTTATCTGCCACGACAATGATTTGAGACGCATAAAAACGGAATTACATAATCTTCAAGATGAATTTAAAGAGTGTgtggataaaataaattttgggtTTCCGggagaaaacaaaaagaaatgtgAAGAATCTGAGAAAATTATACTTTTAACTCGGAAAATTACCACGATGCACGATGTAAACGaatgtttttcaaagaaaatcgaAGCACTTAAGAAACACGGTGAAGAAATTGTTAGTAATGCACGACAATGCATTGCAGATTTAAATGCCGAAAAATGCAAATTCAGGCAGTTTCATGAAAAAAGCATCGATTACTTAAAACGATATGCCATACAATCGGATGATACAACTGTCATAAATAATTGTGAAAGGGATATTTGCGAAATGCATAAACTTTTTGTCAAAGAAGTTTCTTTGATAAAGAAATGTGAAACAGAGCTGGaatcattttttcaaatatgtattttacaaaatgcaagcagttgttgttgtttcaaagATTATAATTGGCTACCACAAG GTAAAACCCTCCACATAGTTGATGGTCTTgttgaagaaataaaatgtctAATGGGCACAACATTAAGTAAAGCTTTTGCCCAGTTTTATGTTCATCATTCAGCagaaattaaatcatttttagCGTCATATCTTATGAACATTGAACACAATGAAGAAGTActtcaagaaaaattaaatatttttggcaacttgacttga